TACTTGCTAAAGACTCTGTCCTTATCATAATACATCTCacttaaaataagtttttttaactaactaactatatcataataataaaattaatgagaAAATAAGATGTCGGGTTAGAATGAAGAAATGATTTATTAGGGCGTTTTATTTATCTAAACCGAACTAATTGATAGCTAACAAGTTATTACTTCACAAGAATTGACCTAGTCATAACGGTTCGATTCCGCAAAACCTTGTGTAACCCGAGCCCGATGGGATCAGGCCGGGCAGGTTGAGTTCGCGCCGTATTAGATTGGGCTCGATGATTTGGTGGGTGGCCAACCAGACTTCGACGCGTGTCGCTTGCTTTCTCGGACCTGGTCTACCACATCGACCGTGAACTTTACCCAGTTAAACTAAAAAGCACAGCAGGTTCTTCTCTATAGGATCGGTCTACAGAAATCGGTCCACCCAAATAATTCGCCCAGTGCCCTGGGGGAGAAACCACGGAGCGAGCACTCTCGGGAGCTCCGCCCCCTCTTACGATGAGTCCGAGGCGAGCGCGAGCACGTATCACTCTTTAATGCTTTCTCCTCCTCTCCATTGTCCaattgaggaagaagacgaagaagaagcatcgtcatcatcattatcatcatcatcgccATGGCTACGCTGTCCCAGCTCCAGCTCCGCTCCTCTTTCCTACCCTCCTTTCCCTCCCTCCGCCGCTCCTCCGAgccctcggcggcggcgggggtgaTGGGGCGGGGCCGGGGGCGGGGGAGGGTGGAGGCGAAGATCCGGGAGATCTTCATGCCGGCGCTGAGCTCGACGATGACGGAGGGGAAGATCGTGTCGTGGACGAGGGCGGAGGGCGACAAGCTCTCCAAGGGCGAcagcgtcgtcgtcgtcgagtcCGACAAGGCCGACATGGACGTCGAGACCTTCTACGACGGCTACCTCGCCGCCATCATCGTCGACGAGGGCTCCGTCGCGCCCGTCGGCTCCGCCATCGCCCTCCTCGCCGAGTCCGAGGACGAGATCCCCCTCGCCAAGTCCAAAGCCGCCgcatcgtcctcctcctcctcctcttccgatCCCTCAACCTTCCATCCATGGAGTCCATCGCCTCCTCCGCGTCGATCTCCGCCCCCTCCCCCAGCTACCGAAGCCCTAGCATCGCCTCCCCCTCCGTCACCTGCAGCTCCGTCGCCGGTGTCGGCTTCTTCTTCGACTCACCCCGCGGCTGAAGGCGGGCGGAGAGTCGTGGCCACGCCATTTGCGAAGAAGCTCGCCAAGGATCTCAAGGTGGAGCTCGGATCCGTCGCGGGAACCGGACCAATGGGACGAATTGTTGCTAAGGACGTGGAAGCTGCTGCCGCGGCAGCTCCAA
The nucleotide sequence above comes from Ananas comosus cultivar F153 linkage group 17, ASM154086v1, whole genome shotgun sequence. Encoded proteins:
- the LOC109723066 gene encoding LOW QUALITY PROTEIN: dihydrolipoyllysine-residue acetyltransferase component 5 of pyruvate dehydrogenase complex, chloroplastic-like (The sequence of the model RefSeq protein was modified relative to this genomic sequence to represent the inferred CDS: inserted 1 base in 1 codon), whose product is MATLSQLQLRSSFLPSFPSLRRSSEPSAAAGVMGRGRGRGRVEAKIREIFMPALSSTMTEGKIVSWTRAEGDKLSKGDSVVVVESDKADMDVETFYDGYLAAIIVDEGSVAPVGSAIALLAESEDEIPLAKSKAAASSSSSSSSDPSTFHPWSPSPPPRRSPPPPPATEALASPPPPSPAAPSPVSASSSTHPAAEGGRRVVATPFAKKLAKDLKVELGSVAGTGPMGRIVAKDVEAAAAAAPTTAAAAPXPAPSALPAVELGSVVPFTTMQGAVSRNMVESLAVPTFRVGYTITTDALDALYKTIKSKGVTMTALLAKATAMALAQHPHRVVNSSCRDGKSFTYNSSINIAVAVAMDGGLITPVLQDADKVDIYSLSRKWKELVDKARAKQLQPHEYNTGTFTLSNLGMFGVDRFDAILPPGTGAIMAVGASQPTVVATKDGRIGMKNQMQVNVTADHRVIYGADLAAFLQTLAKIIEDPKDLTL